Proteins encoded in a region of the Hydrogenispora ethanolica genome:
- a CDS encoding TRAP transporter large permease yields MVLVISLFFLFMMLGMPVAFAIGISGSVFFLQQSSLPFTIPVQLVLTQTQSFTLLAIPLFVFAGNLLNETGITQRLMKLASVLAGHLRAGLAQVNVVLATLIGGITGSAIADASMQARVLGPGMTEKGYSKGFSAGIIGFASLIVTMIPPGIGLVLYGSIGEVSIGRLFAAGILPGLLMAIFMMGSIAITGRIKGYQPERAKPASPKEIATTFIDCIWAFLFPILLIVGLRLGFFTPSEAGAFAVVYAIVIGALVYKEFTWERFLKTLQDTVLDIGMIMLLIALSAIFAYGITWEQLPQQLAQFMLGISSTPWVIMLIIIAFLLVAGMFMDSTVLILLLTSILLPVAKQVGIDPVHFGIVMVMTLTIGLLTPPVGVVMYIVCSIFECSIGEFFKESRLLLIATVAVILAIIFFPDLALFIPNMIFGKG; encoded by the coding sequence ATGGTATTGGTCATAAGCCTGTTTTTTCTCTTTATGATGCTGGGGATGCCGGTCGCCTTCGCCATCGGCATTTCGGGATCCGTATTCTTCCTGCAGCAGTCGTCGCTGCCGTTTACCATACCGGTCCAATTGGTGCTGACGCAGACCCAAAGCTTTACCTTGCTGGCGATCCCGTTGTTTGTCTTCGCCGGCAACCTGCTCAACGAGACGGGCATCACCCAGCGGCTGATGAAGCTGGCTTCGGTGCTGGCCGGCCACCTCCGCGCCGGACTGGCCCAGGTCAATGTGGTTCTCGCCACGCTGATCGGCGGCATCACCGGCTCGGCGATCGCCGACGCCTCGATGCAGGCCCGGGTATTGGGGCCCGGCATGACGGAGAAAGGCTATTCCAAAGGCTTCTCCGCCGGCATCATCGGTTTCGCCTCGCTGATCGTCACGATGATCCCGCCCGGCATCGGGCTGGTGCTGTACGGCAGTATCGGCGAGGTCTCGATCGGACGGCTTTTCGCCGCGGGGATCCTCCCCGGATTGTTGATGGCGATCTTTATGATGGGCTCGATCGCGATCACCGGGCGGATCAAGGGCTATCAGCCTGAACGGGCCAAGCCGGCCTCGCCGAAGGAGATCGCCACGACGTTTATCGATTGTATCTGGGCGTTTCTCTTTCCGATCCTGCTCATTGTCGGCTTGCGCCTGGGGTTTTTCACGCCGTCGGAGGCCGGCGCCTTCGCGGTGGTCTATGCGATCGTCATCGGCGCCTTGGTTTACAAGGAATTCACCTGGGAGCGTTTTCTCAAGACCCTGCAGGACACGGTGCTCGATATCGGCATGATCATGCTGCTGATCGCGTTGTCGGCGATCTTCGCCTACGGGATCACCTGGGAACAGCTGCCGCAGCAGTTGGCCCAATTCATGCTGGGCATCTCCAGCACTCCCTGGGTCATCATGCTGATTATCATCGCCTTTCTGCTGGTGGCCGGGATGTTTATGGATTCGACGGTGCTCATTTTGCTCCTGACTTCCATTCTGCTGCCGGTCGCCAAGCAAGTGGGCATTGACCCGGTCCATTTCGGGATCGTGATGGTGATGACGCTGACCATCGGGTTGTTGACTCCGCCGGTCGGGGTGGTCATGTACATCGTCTGCTCTATCTTTGAATGCTCGATCGGCGAGTTTTTCAAGGAGTCCCGGTTGCTGTTGATCGCTACCGTGGCGGTTATTTTAGCGATTATCTTCTTCCCGGACTTGGCGCTGTTCATTCCCAATATGATCTTCGGCAAGGGGTGA
- a CDS encoding TRAP transporter small permease, translated as MKEFYEFIGKAEVFIAKVALAALTALVFGSAIARTLHHPIVWAVDMATFLFAWCVFLSGDVAIRRDKLVSIDLVVTRLPQKAQFYIKLFNQLVIMLFLAALIGFGFWLSYTTRLRTFQGMPTFSYTWVTLSVPVGSLLMLVTTILKVREQLKRGYQRLQSPGSAKEFL; from the coding sequence GTGAAAGAATTCTATGAGTTTATCGGCAAGGCGGAGGTCTTCATCGCCAAGGTTGCCTTGGCGGCCCTTACGGCGCTGGTGTTTGGCTCGGCCATCGCCAGGACGCTCCATCATCCCATCGTTTGGGCGGTGGATATGGCGACCTTCCTCTTTGCCTGGTGCGTCTTTCTCAGTGGCGATGTGGCCATCCGCCGGGACAAACTGGTCAGCATCGATCTGGTGGTCACCCGGTTACCGCAGAAAGCGCAGTTTTACATCAAGCTTTTCAACCAGTTGGTCATCATGCTGTTTTTGGCGGCGTTGATCGGTTTCGGATTTTGGCTCTCCTATACGACCCGGCTGCGGACGTTCCAAGGGATGCCGACTTTCAGCTATACCTGGGTTACCTTGAGCGTGCCGGTGGGGTCGCTGTTGATGCTGGTTACGACGATCCTGAAAGTCAGGGAACAATTGAAGCGGGGCTATCAACGCCTGCAAAGCCCGGGATCCGCCAAAGAATTTCTCTAG
- a CDS encoding NUDIX hydrolase, which translates to MGRTEQGIENSAGRYSAIPRVLALITFEGVAGSGREVLLLKGAPDKKIWPNLYNGVGGHVEAGEDVFGAARREIREETGLTVTDLRMRGIVHIDAGAARGILMFVFTARSETRTVVASGEGALEWWPADRLPEARTMVADLPLLLAKALGRPADAPPFSARYWYDEADRLRMEFDG; encoded by the coding sequence GTGGGCCGGACGGAGCAGGGAATTGAAAACAGCGCGGGACGCTACAGTGCGATCCCGCGCGTTTTAGCATTGATTACTTTTGAGGGGGTTGCGGGCTCCGGCCGGGAGGTGCTGCTACTCAAAGGGGCGCCGGACAAGAAGATCTGGCCGAACCTGTATAACGGAGTCGGCGGCCACGTGGAGGCCGGTGAGGACGTATTCGGCGCGGCGCGGCGGGAGATCCGCGAGGAGACCGGGCTTACCGTAACCGATCTCCGGATGCGGGGGATCGTCCATATTGACGCCGGAGCGGCCCGCGGGATCCTGATGTTCGTCTTCACGGCCCGGAGCGAAACTCGCACAGTCGTGGCGAGCGGCGAAGGCGCGCTCGAATGGTGGCCGGCGGACCGCTTGCCCGAGGCGCGGACGATGGTCGCCGATCTGCCGTTGCTCCTTGCGAAGGCGTTGGGGAGGCCGGCGGACGCGCCGCCATTCAGCGCCAGGTATTGGTATGATGAAGCCGACCGGTTGCGAATGGAGTTTGACGGGTAA
- a CDS encoding C4-dicarboxylate TRAP transporter substrate-binding protein has translation MKNFRRMGLMALAAVFVFTAAFSSFAAPKKYVLKFNHVLAESEPFHQGFLNWAKRVNQRTKGGLEIQVFHSAQLGVEEDIIEQLKMGANVGQNTDSARLGMYVPEIAVMNAPYFVDSIEAVMKLNNLPSIKKWEKELADKHGIKILSFNWVQGLRHMVTNKPIRTPGDLKGLRIRTPGAPIWQESIRSLGAAPVAMPFGEVYVGMQQGAVDGADLVYRNVTGAKLYEAAKYMSETKHILLINFEVVGKRFFDSLPASYQKILVQECSKAGLETSRVMEKEVVEIKKDLAKRGMTIVEDVDVAAFKKAGEAAYKALNLTKVRDQVYKEMGKKN, from the coding sequence ATGAAAAATTTCCGAAGAATGGGCTTAATGGCGTTGGCGGCGGTGTTTGTATTCACGGCGGCCTTTAGCAGTTTCGCCGCGCCCAAAAAGTATGTCTTGAAGTTCAACCACGTGCTGGCGGAGTCCGAACCGTTCCACCAAGGCTTTTTGAACTGGGCCAAGCGGGTGAACCAGCGGACCAAGGGCGGCCTGGAGATCCAGGTGTTCCACAGCGCCCAGCTCGGCGTGGAAGAGGATATCATCGAACAGCTGAAGATGGGCGCCAATGTGGGTCAGAATACCGACTCGGCCCGTCTCGGCATGTACGTTCCGGAGATCGCGGTAATGAACGCCCCCTATTTTGTGGACAGCATCGAAGCTGTCATGAAGCTCAACAACCTGCCCTCGATCAAGAAATGGGAGAAAGAACTAGCAGACAAACACGGGATCAAGATTCTCTCCTTCAACTGGGTCCAGGGCCTGCGGCACATGGTGACCAACAAGCCGATCCGCACCCCTGGCGACTTGAAAGGCCTCCGCATCCGGACCCCGGGCGCGCCGATCTGGCAGGAATCCATCCGTTCGCTGGGCGCCGCTCCGGTGGCGATGCCCTTCGGCGAAGTCTACGTCGGAATGCAACAGGGCGCCGTCGACGGCGCGGACCTGGTCTACCGCAATGTGACCGGGGCCAAGCTCTACGAGGCCGCCAAATACATGAGCGAGACCAAGCACATCTTGTTGATCAACTTCGAAGTCGTCGGCAAACGCTTCTTTGACAGCCTCCCCGCCAGTTACCAGAAGATCCTGGTCCAGGAATGCTCCAAGGCGGGCTTGGAGACCTCCCGGGTGATGGAGAAAGAAGTCGTCGAGATCAAGAAGGACCTCGCCAAACGCGGCATGACCATCGTCGAGGATGTCGACGTGGCGGCCTTCAAGAAAGCGGGCGAGGCCGCCTACAAGGCGCTGAACCTCACCAAGGTGCGCGATCAGGTTTATAAAGAAATGGGCAAGAAGAACTGA